The following nucleotide sequence is from Anguilla rostrata isolate EN2019 chromosome 3, ASM1855537v3, whole genome shotgun sequence.
tacacaaatgGTTTTAGGTTTTGGTACTCTCAGCAAATTGGacccagctgatttcacccGTCAGTTTGTAATTGAATCGATTAAAAATGGAACATCTTTCaattgaaattatatatatattgctataTAGTATATGCAGCACTGTAAATGAAAGGATAAGTTGGTCTGACTGATATATACTGAGATATAAATATGGGATCTCTATTTTTTGGACAGGCGTTGCCATTTCTGGCATTATGTGGCTTTAAGAGGCTAAATTGTCCTTTAATAGACGTAAAATCTAATTAAGAATAATTAGTAATAATCAGGACTAGAGTTGAGACAGTGTCCTAACAGGAGGAGACACCCAGCAGCCCTTGAGTTATTCACTCTATTAAATTAATAGTatttagaaataatttttaatttaatcccAGTATATAGCTTGCTATGTGCTCTTTTGTAACTATGTTAaaacttttttagttttctgtttgttctgttttctaaATGCTTGAAAGATTTAGTTTGACGTAACACCCTAAGTCTGCATTCCCATAGTACTGATTACATGTCTACATTTCCACAGTTCCACAGTGTTTTCTTTGAAACACAAATTTTGGATTATAGGGTAAAATGGCATGTAGTCTTGCAACCTCAGCtagcaaaacatttaaatacactgTCTTGTGACCTGTCTTTTCTGGTCAACACTaagaattttaaatgtaagataCTTTTGAAATTGCAACTCCCTGCTAATGTTGGCAAACTGTATTATGTACTATGATAAATCTGTTGGAACAATTTCAGTATTATAACAGGcagataaaaaattaatttggtacCAGAGTTTACCGCAATATAGGATTGTTTATTTTGGTAATTGAGTGCTCTAGGACCTCTGGGCCCAATATATTAACTTCaataatatcaataaaacaaatgcagttGCCTTTggctttcataaaaaaataaaatatgagttgaatgtaaaaatatttagaatacataataaataatacttaTACAAACACGACACACACAGCAGGTTTAAACTCATGTTGAAATTTGGTTGAGGAAAGTATTAAAGTGGGAATTCCCCACATGCTCATTTGACACACAACTGATAGCAACAACTTGTCATCtgatcagcaaaaaaaaaaaaaaaaacataacaaaaccaCATCAAGACACAAACAATAATACTACAACACAATCACGCCAGCTTGTTACAAAGCTGGGAGTCAGGAACATAAAAGTCTTAGACACCAAAATGTCTGGGGTCCACGTATCACAGATCACATTTCAATAACAAGTTACAGAGAATGGCTTTCTGCTTGTGACAGCAGTACAGCAAATTCTcatcaaataaaacatcaaagTACTGTAACAGTAACACTCATAATTAAGCATatgattaacattttttaaatcattgccACGTCTGTTGAGCCGATTGCACACACTGTGTGTTCCTATTTTAATGGAGATTTTGTCTTCATTCAGTTGTTGGTTCTAGAAGGACAAAGATGGCGAGAGGATCCAGTCCGTCACCGTACCCACAGGAGATGGGCAGTGTCACTGCCTCACAAGGATCCTGATTGACCATTACCTGGCctctttaaatttaaaaaaagttgcaAGGTTCCCCTGTAATACAAAGCACAAAATTTGtgaactgttttcattttggcagAATACAGACATTGTGCTATGTATGGTTCAGTAGTTCAGTATATTCAGTAACATCCAGTATTTCTATTTCACTTTAATCCTCAGGCTCAATGTGACTCTTTAAAGATGAATACTTTACCTTGTCCTATGCTCATCAGCAGCCCAGTCCACTCAGGGATCCAATGCGATCCATCTTAAACCCAAAACAGCCTCTCCCAAAACTCTTCCTGGTTCTGCCCCTGAACTTTCTTTGGTGACCAATAAAGTCCTGGAAGAAGCGGGGCACACCCCTGCGTGCAGGCTCCACCCCTTTAGACAGACCACGACCACCTCGCGAGGCAGTGGGCGGGTTTTCGCCTGACCCCTCGTTGACCTCAGGTTGGGCCAGGAGAAGAGAGCTGATCCGAGCACCAAAGAGATTATTCAGAATCTGCATaggaaaagcaagaaaaaattagctttttcaaattgaataaaaatttaacatttcatttatttgctgtgtGCACGTAACTTCTACTaaaatttatatgaaaattCAGAACTACTTGACAATACGCAATTTCCCATTTGACCACACACCAAAAAGCATAGAAGTCAGTATATGCCAGTTCAGCTGATACTTCAGCCTTAGTCTACGTGTAACAACTAACTTCTGACACTTTGATTTTACTGGCTAAAAAGTATTcacaaatttttattatttattttaaggctAGACAGTAAACACAATAgtctgtaaatgtactgtaaaccTTGCACATTCCAAATGAATTTAATGGtagtaatatttttgaaaatattttcaagtcCAGATTAAATTAGGCCTgcttttcacagtaaaatgcatgCTTAGGATACAATATGACAATGTTTTTTGTgagaaaaagtgttttaattgATCTATTCTTGGCTAATTTTATGCTATCTTCTTGCTAGGAAGCTCTTGGTCCTTGTCAAattgttgagaacatgataATTTGCATTgacaaacttttttgttttcctcaaaAATTAgaaatttttgaaaattcaaGATTTTCCCCACAGTTGAAACATTGTTATTTAGGTAAATTAGGTTTACGGCATatcatttaaccctttgaaaaggttttttaaaatgtttttcaaaatttttagtcaatgttctagaactctattgctttcaattaccagtagtgactgttacatcagcatccaCTTGATCAgttaacattctaatcacatatgtgAGATCTCACCAccatattttcataaattatattgtaattgtaattcaatttaatttttgcTTATGAACTTTAAAacactcatttttatttggagCTTTGGCACTTCTTGAATTACAAATTAAGCGtggcatgcatttttaaaaaagacttgAACACAATTATTATTTGAGTTCAAGCATGGTTGTTTGTAACTGCCTAAATGAATTTGTTAGTCAGTTTAGATCTATCACAGAGTTGTATATTGTTATCTTTACATACTGGAAATTTACATCGTATAATTTATAATACGTTCAACATAATGCCAGGGTTTCCGGTTTTCATTATAAATGGCAAACCTTGAAAATGGGAATGGCCAAA
It contains:
- the nppcl2 gene encoding C-type natriuretic peptide 2, encoding MVSSSSIASSSCHCLFFLLLLLVVAMQVDSRPSPQRSDHQILNNLFGARISSLLLAQPEVNEGSGENPPTASRGGRGLSKGVEPARRGVPRFFQDFIGHQRKFRGRTRKSFGRGCFGFKMDRIGSLSGLGC